The Candidatus Binatus sp. genome window below encodes:
- a CDS encoding rhodanese-like domain-containing protein — protein sequence MPNSDVTSRNWRTSAVSIAAQDPAPLPQARSLASQVVRDLGRVAMLAIASLAAGLAINRFSPGPLPIVYQTPEQRFDAELTTLVAAAPFKIAPAATVGLDEFRSAVESKSALILDARPSVFFEQGHVPGALNLARDDFARDYRGLAGVLKAATDKPIIVYCSGGECHDSRLVANALLSLGFGNVSVFTGGWDAWSAAGLPAATGSGR from the coding sequence GTGCCCAACTCCGACGTGACCTCGCGCAATTGGCGGACTTCAGCAGTGTCGATCGCCGCTCAAGATCCGGCGCCCCTGCCTCAAGCGAGGAGTCTCGCCTCGCAGGTTGTGCGCGATCTCGGCCGGGTTGCGATGCTCGCGATCGCGTCCCTGGCGGCTGGACTCGCGATTAACCGGTTTTCGCCCGGTCCGCTTCCTATCGTCTATCAAACGCCGGAGCAGCGCTTCGATGCTGAGCTGACGACTTTGGTTGCGGCGGCGCCGTTCAAGATCGCGCCGGCAGCAACTGTCGGACTTGACGAATTCCGTTCAGCCGTCGAGAGCAAAAGCGCACTCATCCTTGATGCCCGGCCGTCCGTGTTCTTCGAGCAGGGGCACGTACCGGGAGCATTGAATCTCGCGCGAGACGACTTCGCCCGCGACTATCGGGGCCTGGCCGGCGTGCTGAAAGCCGCCACTGACAAGCCGATCATCGTGTACTGCTCGGGCGGTGAATGCCATGACAGCCGGCTCGTCGCCAACGCGTTGCTGAGTCTCGGCTTCGGCAACGTCAGCGTCTTCACCGGCGGATGGGATGCATGGTCGGCGGCGGGGCTGCCGGCCGCTACAGGGAGCGGACGATGA
- a CDS encoding alpha/beta hydrolase family esterase: MAVAAVILTAVVFSATAGAPAYQPVPAAGNHDESLELGAGASKTARTFVVHLPPRFDGKSKLPVVIMLHGAGGSGAEAIAQTGWGAKSDREGFIAVFPDGTPPRAALPARFLTNPRLWNDGSGRGAIGVDKVDDLGFISAMIDFLEARYGADPARIYCTGFSNGASMTFSVGLNLSNRIAAIAPVSGHLWCQEKQLTYPVPLLFIIGTKDPLNPIDGGNVKIPWGMTQYHPPVENSLKEWERMLGCGPEVQTARGNGVLEITYDRCAKGGEVEYYRVRGLGHVWPGGRNQLPEKWVGKPSNSLNATDVIWEFFKAHPRTQAP; encoded by the coding sequence TTGGCCGTCGCCGCGGTGATATTGACGGCCGTGGTATTTTCCGCGACGGCGGGTGCGCCGGCGTATCAGCCTGTGCCGGCGGCGGGGAATCATGACGAGTCGCTCGAGCTCGGCGCCGGCGCCAGCAAGACGGCGCGCACGTTCGTCGTGCATCTGCCTCCCCGGTTCGACGGCAAATCGAAACTGCCGGTGGTGATTATGCTCCACGGAGCGGGCGGCAGCGGTGCGGAAGCGATCGCTCAGACGGGATGGGGCGCGAAGTCCGATCGCGAGGGCTTCATCGCGGTTTTCCCCGACGGCACTCCGCCGCGCGCTGCGCTTCCGGCCCGATTCCTGACCAATCCGCGGCTGTGGAACGACGGCTCCGGCCGCGGCGCGATCGGCGTGGACAAGGTGGACGACCTCGGCTTTATCTCCGCGATGATCGATTTCCTGGAGGCGCGCTACGGCGCCGACCCGGCCCGAATCTATTGCACAGGCTTTTCCAACGGCGCGTCGATGACGTTCAGCGTGGGACTCAACCTGTCGAATCGAATCGCCGCGATCGCGCCCGTCTCCGGCCATCTCTGGTGCCAGGAAAAACAACTCACGTATCCCGTTCCGTTGCTCTTCATCATCGGAACGAAAGACCCGCTCAACCCGATCGACGGCGGCAACGTGAAAATCCCGTGGGGGATGACTCAGTACCACCCGCCCGTCGAGAATTCGCTCAAGGAGTGGGAACGGATGCTCGGCTGCGGACCGGAAGTGCAGACGGCTCGCGGCAACGGCGTGCTCGAAATCACCTACGATCGCTGCGCCAAGGGCGGAGAGGTCGAGTACTACCGGGTCAGAGGATTGGGCCATGTGTGGCCCGGCGGGCGCAATCAGCTGCCGGAGAAGTGGGTTGGCAAGCCGAGCAACAGTCTCAACGCGACCGACGTCATCTGGGAATTCTTCAAAGCGCATCCGCGGACACAGGCGCCTTGA
- the gap gene encoding type I glyceraldehyde-3-phosphate dehydrogenase produces MAIKVGINGFGRIGRMFLRAALAKKELEIVAVNDITDAPTLAHLLKYDSIHGTLRHEVKAEGGIIFLDGKPLQVLAERDPAKLPWSKLGVQVVVESTGLFTARDKAAMHLSAGAKKVVISAPADGADVTLCLGVNQDAYDANKHDVISNASCTTNCLAPIGKVLHDSFGIVHGLMTTVHSYTSDQNLQDGPHKDLRRARSAAVSMIPTSTGAAKAIGLVLPALKGKLDGLAIRVPTANVSLVDLTVTLDKDAEVKSVNAAMKAAADGPLKGILAYSDAPIVSIDLNGDPHSSIFDAPLTKVIGNRLVKVFSWYDNEWGYSNRLADVAAFVAERL; encoded by the coding sequence GTGGCGATAAAAGTCGGGATAAACGGATTCGGCCGGATCGGCAGAATGTTCCTGCGCGCGGCCCTGGCCAAAAAGGAACTCGAGATCGTAGCCGTCAACGACATCACCGACGCGCCCACCCTCGCGCATCTGCTCAAATACGATTCCATCCACGGCACCCTGCGCCATGAGGTCAAGGCCGAAGGCGGGATTATTTTCCTCGACGGCAAGCCGCTCCAGGTGCTGGCGGAGCGCGATCCCGCCAAATTGCCGTGGAGCAAACTCGGCGTGCAGGTGGTCGTCGAATCCACCGGCCTGTTCACGGCGCGCGACAAGGCCGCGATGCATCTTTCCGCCGGCGCGAAAAAAGTCGTTATCAGCGCGCCCGCCGACGGCGCCGACGTCACGCTATGCCTGGGCGTCAACCAGGATGCTTACGACGCGAATAAGCACGACGTGATTTCCAACGCCTCGTGCACCACCAACTGCCTCGCGCCGATCGGCAAGGTCCTGCACGACAGCTTCGGAATCGTCCACGGCCTGATGACCACGGTGCATAGCTACACCTCGGATCAGAACCTGCAGGATGGGCCGCACAAGGATTTGCGGCGCGCGCGCTCCGCCGCGGTCTCGATGATCCCGACCTCGACCGGCGCCGCCAAAGCGATCGGCCTGGTGCTGCCCGCGCTCAAGGGCAAGCTCGACGGACTCGCGATCAGAGTGCCGACGGCGAACGTCTCGCTGGTTGACCTGACCGTGACGCTTGACAAGGACGCCGAGGTAAAATCCGTCAACGCCGCGATGAAGGCGGCGGCCGACGGCCCGCTCAAGGGGATTCTCGCCTACAGCGACGCGCCCATCGTCTCGATCGATCTCAACGGCGATCCGCATTCGTCGATCTTCGACGCGCCGTTGACCAAGGTGATTGGAAACAGGCTGGTGAAAGTATTTTCGTGGTACGACAACGAATGGGGCTACTCGAACCGGCTCGCGGACGTCGCCGCGTTCGTCGCGGAGCGCCTGTAG
- a CDS encoding SPL family radical SAM protein: MKAVATLPLYSAPPEDLEATRGVEFIEMPVRQILNRCDSPRVPFRWTINPYRGCEFGCGYCYARYTHDFLELRDPMDFERRIFVKRMAAEVLARTLSRTPIGTDAIAIGTATDPYQPAERKYGLTRSMLEVFAQLSGLELSITTKSSLIVRDLEWLKKINRRSKLSVNFSLITLDRKLQRILEPRAPRPGLRLRALLELARAGIRCNVLMMPMIPGLTDDPAAIESVIRGAHRAGASAVWWRSLFLKPAAARRFIPLVRERFPHLAERIDMFYARAEYVPRAYDDRMGVIFDRIRARYGFPIEHERCTVRPAAAPQPRQLSLGGLVEFR; this comes from the coding sequence ATGAAAGCCGTCGCCACATTGCCGCTCTATTCGGCCCCGCCCGAAGACCTCGAAGCCACCCGCGGCGTCGAGTTTATCGAGATGCCGGTGCGGCAGATTCTCAATCGATGCGACAGCCCGCGCGTGCCGTTTCGATGGACGATCAACCCGTATCGCGGCTGCGAGTTCGGATGCGGGTACTGCTACGCGCGCTACACTCACGATTTTCTCGAGCTGCGCGACCCGATGGACTTCGAGCGCAGAATTTTCGTCAAGCGGATGGCGGCCGAGGTGCTGGCGCGCACGCTCTCGCGCACGCCGATCGGCACCGACGCGATCGCAATCGGCACGGCGACCGACCCGTATCAGCCGGCCGAGCGGAAATACGGGCTGACGCGCTCGATGCTCGAGGTTTTTGCGCAACTGTCGGGGCTGGAGCTGTCGATCACGACCAAATCCAGCTTGATCGTCCGCGACCTCGAGTGGCTCAAAAAGATTAATCGGCGCTCGAAGCTGTCGGTGAACTTCTCGCTGATAACGCTCGATCGAAAACTGCAACGAATCCTCGAGCCGCGAGCGCCGCGTCCGGGCCTGCGGCTGCGCGCGCTGCTGGAGCTGGCGCGGGCGGGTATCCGGTGCAACGTGCTGATGATGCCGATGATTCCGGGGCTGACGGACGATCCCGCGGCGATCGAGAGCGTGATTCGCGGAGCGCATCGCGCGGGCGCGTCGGCAGTGTGGTGGCGTTCGCTGTTTCTAAAACCCGCGGCGGCGCGCCGCTTCATTCCATTGGTCAGGGAGCGATTCCCGCATCTGGCGGAGCGTATCGACATGTTTTACGCGCGCGCCGAGTACGTTCCGCGTGCGTACGACGATCGGATGGGCGTGATTTTCGATCGCATTCGCGCGCGCTACGGCTTCCCTATCGAGCACGAACGCTGCACGGTGCGGCCGGCCGCCGCGCCGCAGCCGCGCCAGTTATCGCTCGGCGGCCTTGTGGAATTTCGCTAG
- a CDS encoding helix-turn-helix transcriptional regulator encodes MASPSIVFGRRVRELREQRGWTQEALAVKCGRHWTYVGGIERGERNPTLRVICDLAQALGVAVRELFPERGAR; translated from the coding sequence GTGGCGTCGCCCTCTATCGTATTCGGCCGACGCGTTCGCGAGCTTCGCGAACAGCGAGGTTGGACCCAGGAAGCTCTCGCCGTCAAATGCGGGCGACACTGGACCTATGTCGGCGGTATCGAGCGGGGTGAGAGGAATCCCACTCTCCGCGTTATTTGTGACCTTGCGCAAGCCCTTGGCGTGGCGGTGCGCGAGCTTTTTCCCGAGCGCGGTGCGAGATGA
- a CDS encoding MauE/DoxX family redox-associated membrane protein: MMPQDNSRRNYAVLAVSIAVAAVFIYAGIDKIRDPLQFADSTAAFAIVPAVFINLLALGLPPFEIACGVLLLGSRTRRVGALAVAVISVVFFTALASALLRGLTLDCGCFGVGAPSRSRMWQELALDVVLFSGAVFVYLRSITRLPAQAP; this comes from the coding sequence ATGATGCCTCAGGACAATTCGCGCCGCAACTATGCGGTGCTCGCGGTCAGCATAGCCGTGGCCGCCGTATTCATTTACGCGGGCATCGACAAGATCCGCGACCCGCTGCAGTTCGCCGATAGCACTGCTGCATTCGCGATCGTGCCAGCGGTATTCATCAACCTGCTCGCGCTGGGTCTGCCGCCATTCGAGATCGCATGCGGCGTCTTGTTGCTCGGGTCACGGACCAGGCGGGTCGGAGCGCTTGCGGTCGCCGTCATTTCTGTGGTGTTTTTCACGGCGTTGGCGTCCGCGCTGCTTCGAGGCCTCACGCTCGACTGCGGCTGCTTCGGGGTCGGCGCGCCATCGCGATCGAGAATGTGGCAAGAGCTCGCGCTGGACGTGGTGTTGTTCTCGGGCGCGGTGTTCGTATATTTGCGCTCGATTACCCGGCTGCCGGCGCAGGCGCCGTAG
- the tpiA gene encoding triose-phosphate isomerase, whose protein sequence is MRKKLIAGNWKMNLGPLEARALIAAIRAEIDRDAAALAKDRDVMVAPPAILIPAVADALAGSSILLGAQNMHYEDKGAFTGEVSPPMLKAYGVTCVIAGHSERRHIFHESDELINRKVLAALKHAMAPILCVGETQAEHDSGRALDVVLRQLRLGLENVGDDHVSAVAIAYEPVWAIGTGRNATPDQADSVHAAIRGAILQRYGPERASAMRIIYGGSVNADNVDSLVSKPDIDGALVGGASLKADSFARIVRARTR, encoded by the coding sequence GTGCGCAAAAAACTAATCGCCGGAAACTGGAAGATGAATCTTGGGCCGCTCGAGGCCCGCGCGCTCATCGCCGCTATCCGCGCCGAGATCGATCGCGACGCCGCGGCGCTGGCCAAAGATCGCGACGTGATGGTCGCGCCGCCCGCCATTCTCATCCCGGCCGTGGCGGATGCGCTCGCGGGCTCGTCGATCCTGCTGGGCGCGCAAAATATGCACTACGAGGATAAAGGCGCGTTCACCGGCGAAGTGTCGCCGCCGATGCTGAAGGCCTATGGCGTGACCTGCGTCATCGCCGGCCATTCGGAGCGCCGCCACATCTTTCATGAAAGCGACGAACTGATTAACCGCAAAGTGCTGGCCGCGCTCAAGCACGCAATGGCGCCGATTCTGTGCGTCGGCGAAACCCAGGCGGAACACGACAGCGGCCGTGCGCTCGATGTCGTGCTGCGCCAGCTTCGGCTCGGGCTCGAGAACGTTGGCGACGATCATGTCAGCGCAGTCGCGATTGCGTACGAGCCGGTGTGGGCGATTGGCACCGGGCGCAACGCGACGCCCGACCAGGCCGATTCTGTCCACGCAGCGATCCGCGGCGCCATCCTCCAACGCTACGGCCCCGAGCGCGCGTCGGCGATGCGGATTATCTACGGCGGCAGCGTAAACGCCGACAATGTTGACTCGCTCGTCTCCAAGCCCGATATTGACGGGGCTCTGGTCGGCGGGGCAAGCTTAAAGGCTGACTCGTTCGCGCGCATCGTTCGGGCGCGGACTCGCTGA
- a CDS encoding methionyl-tRNA formyltransferase — protein sequence MRIALLGQAAFAEKALEALVNHGDEIVHVFAPPDPPAGKADPLAAKARTMGLPLSQPKSFKNDAAFEHFKALDAELAILAFVTLIIPERILYAPRYKSICFHPSLLPRHRGASGINWAIIQGDAETGITWYWPDKGIDTGPILVQKRAAIAESDTVGSIYFNTLFPMGIDAMVEAVDLIKSGNAPALVQDESKASYEPPCRDQHAKIDFAKPAREVFNLIRGCDPQPGAFASVGDKRLRLYDASFSAGRSDGDPGTIAVIDADGMKIALAGGTITVKRARIDPNPKKVAPAELAAAGDLKVGTKLT from the coding sequence TTGCGTATCGCACTGCTCGGCCAGGCTGCATTCGCGGAAAAGGCGCTCGAGGCGCTCGTCAATCACGGTGACGAAATCGTTCACGTCTTCGCGCCGCCCGATCCGCCCGCCGGCAAGGCGGACCCGCTGGCCGCCAAGGCGCGCACGATGGGCCTGCCGCTCAGCCAGCCCAAGTCGTTCAAGAACGACGCCGCGTTCGAGCATTTCAAAGCGCTGGACGCCGAGCTGGCCATCCTCGCGTTCGTCACCCTGATAATTCCCGAGCGGATTCTCTACGCGCCGCGCTACAAGTCGATCTGCTTTCACCCTTCCCTCCTCCCGCGCCATCGCGGCGCCAGCGGGATCAACTGGGCAATTATCCAGGGCGACGCGGAAACAGGAATCACCTGGTACTGGCCGGATAAGGGTATCGACACCGGACCGATCCTCGTTCAGAAGCGCGCGGCGATTGCGGAGAGTGACACCGTCGGCTCGATTTACTTCAACACGCTGTTCCCGATGGGAATCGACGCGATGGTCGAAGCGGTCGATCTGATCAAATCGGGCAACGCGCCCGCGCTCGTGCAGGACGAGAGCAAGGCGAGCTACGAGCCGCCGTGCCGCGACCAGCACGCGAAGATCGATTTTGCAAAACCGGCGCGCGAGGTCTTCAACCTGATTCGCGGATGCGACCCACAGCCGGGCGCGTTCGCCAGCGTCGGCGACAAACGCCTGCGCCTCTACGACGCCAGCTTCTCAGCAGGCCGCTCAGATGGCGATCCAGGAACGATAGCCGTTATCGATGCGGATGGAATGAAAATCGCGCTAGCGGGCGGGACGATTACGGTCAAGCGAGCGCGAATCGATCCAAATCCAAAGAAGGTAGCACCCGCCGAGCTCGCAGCTGCCGGCGATCTCAAAGTCGGCACCAAGCTGACGTAG
- a CDS encoding phosphoglycerate kinase, translated as MPVVPITRLQFKDKKVLVRCDFNVPIAEGKIQDPARIDASLDTIRYLLDHGATAVLCSHLGRPKERSAALSLKPVAEYLSKALGRKVALAPDCIGDHTGKMIEALKPGDAILLENLRFHKEEEANDRDFSHELARHKQVYVNDGFGSAHRAHASTVGVTRFIAERAAGFLMMRELQALRAVTENPQHPSVAILGGAKVSDKIGLIRNLLTKVDAILIGGAMAYTFLKAQGVAVGRSRVEDDKLELAKELLAEAARKGVKIVLPSDHIVASAPEADATPHTVAVIPSDMIGLDIGPDTAAAFIAEIARAKTVIWNGPLGFFELPAFAGATLRVGEALANQAGVISIIGGGDTAAAFAHAPWASKFTHISTGGGATLEFLEGRELPGVKALEV; from the coding sequence ATGCCCGTAGTACCGATTACGCGCCTTCAGTTCAAAGACAAGAAGGTGCTTGTGCGATGCGATTTTAACGTGCCGATCGCCGAGGGAAAAATCCAGGACCCGGCGCGAATCGACGCGAGCCTCGACACCATCCGCTACCTCCTCGACCACGGCGCAACCGCGGTGCTCTGCTCGCATCTGGGGCGTCCCAAAGAGCGCAGCGCCGCGCTCAGCCTCAAGCCGGTCGCCGAGTATCTATCCAAGGCGCTCGGGCGCAAGGTTGCGCTCGCGCCCGACTGCATCGGCGATCACACCGGCAAAATGATCGAGGCGCTCAAGCCGGGCGACGCGATCCTGCTCGAAAATCTGCGCTTCCACAAAGAAGAGGAAGCCAACGATCGCGACTTCTCGCATGAGCTGGCGCGCCACAAACAGGTCTACGTGAACGACGGCTTCGGCTCCGCTCATCGCGCGCACGCCTCGACCGTCGGCGTCACACGCTTCATCGCCGAGCGCGCGGCCGGATTCCTGATGATGCGCGAGCTCCAGGCGTTGCGCGCGGTCACCGAGAATCCGCAGCACCCGTCGGTCGCGATCCTGGGCGGCGCAAAAGTCTCCGACAAGATCGGCCTCATCAGAAATCTGCTGACCAAGGTCGATGCGATCCTGATTGGCGGCGCGATGGCGTACACGTTTCTCAAGGCTCAGGGCGTCGCCGTCGGCCGCTCGCGCGTCGAAGACGACAAGCTCGAGCTGGCAAAGGAATTGCTCGCCGAGGCCGCGCGCAAAGGCGTCAAAATCGTCCTGCCGTCGGATCATATTGTCGCATCCGCTCCCGAAGCCGACGCGACTCCTCATACCGTCGCCGTTATTCCCTCCGACATGATCGGGCTCGACATCGGACCGGATACCGCGGCGGCGTTTATCGCGGAAATCGCCCGCGCCAAAACCGTTATATGGAACGGCCCGCTCGGATTTTTCGAGCTCCCGGCGTTCGCCGGCGCCACCCTGCGAGTCGGCGAGGCGCTCGCCAATCAAGCGGGCGTCATTTCGATTATCGGCGGCGGCGACACGGCTGCGGCCTTCGCCCATGCGCCGTGGGCGAGCAAGTTCACCCATATCTCGACCGGCGGCGGAGCCACGCTGGAATTTCTCGAAGGTCGCGAGCTGCCGGGCGTGAAGGCGCTCGAAGTCTGA
- a CDS encoding site-specific DNA-methyltransferase, translating into MPTKPLYETKLGRAYAADSLPFMPGLAAGTVNLAFTSPPYALHFKKEYGNANQRDYVEWFLPFAREVHRLLRDDGSFVIDIGGAWTPGKPTRSLYHFDLLIALVREVGFYLAQEFYWYNPAKLPSPAEWVTVRKVRMKDAVNCLWWLSKTPDPKADNQRVLNEYSPDMRRLVKRGYRPKVRPSGHIITKKFTDRGGSIPSNLLVHGNNDANGRYLELCKLNNIKPHPARFPVQVPAFFIRFLTDLGDLVLDPFAGSNTTGEACEREGRKWIAIESHSPYLEASRFRFEGELARLPERLAEPAPRALQTSLF; encoded by the coding sequence TTGCCGACGAAACCGCTTTACGAAACGAAGCTGGGTCGCGCCTACGCAGCGGATTCCCTGCCCTTTATGCCCGGGCTTGCGGCTGGGACCGTCAATCTCGCTTTCACCTCACCGCCCTATGCACTTCACTTCAAGAAGGAATACGGCAACGCGAACCAGCGCGATTACGTGGAGTGGTTTCTACCGTTCGCACGCGAAGTACACCGCCTCTTGCGAGACGACGGCAGTTTTGTGATCGACATCGGCGGTGCCTGGACACCCGGTAAGCCGACCCGCTCCTTGTATCATTTCGATTTGTTGATTGCTCTGGTTCGGGAGGTCGGTTTCTACCTGGCGCAAGAATTCTATTGGTACAATCCAGCGAAGCTTCCCTCACCCGCAGAATGGGTAACAGTCCGAAAGGTCCGGATGAAAGACGCAGTCAACTGTCTTTGGTGGCTGTCAAAGACGCCCGACCCGAAGGCGGACAATCAGCGCGTGCTGAATGAATACAGCCCAGACATGCGACGGCTGGTAAAACGCGGATACAGACCGAAAGTCCGTCCGTCCGGACATATCATTACGAAGAAATTCACCGATCGCGGCGGTTCCATTCCATCGAATCTTCTGGTGCACGGCAACAACGACGCCAACGGGCGCTATCTTGAACTATGCAAGCTGAACAATATCAAGCCTCATCCGGCTCGTTTTCCTGTTCAGGTGCCGGCTTTCTTCATTCGATTCCTTACCGACCTTGGCGATTTGGTTCTCGACCCCTTTGCTGGAAGCAACACGACGGGCGAGGCTTGCGAACGCGAGGGCCGCAAATGGATAGCCATCGAGAGTCACTCGCCCTACCTTGAGGCGAGCAGGTTTCGATTCGAGGGCGAATTGGCGCGCCTACCGGAACGGCTGGCAGAACCGGCTCCACGCGCACTACAGACATCGCTCTTTTAA
- the secG gene encoding preprotein translocase subunit SecG, producing MVSIVVSIHVIVCVAMCIIILLQQGKGAEVGAVFGGSSQTVFGASGAGNALTKATWTLAIIFFASSIFLALSSARRVTGSIFDRPFSSAPASSVMPASKQAPKNALPAAPAPAGQPPAGAATPSSAK from the coding sequence ATGGTTTCAATCGTCGTTTCGATTCACGTGATCGTCTGCGTGGCTATGTGCATCATTATCCTGCTGCAGCAGGGCAAGGGTGCGGAAGTCGGCGCCGTTTTCGGCGGCTCGAGCCAGACCGTCTTCGGCGCCAGCGGCGCAGGCAACGCGCTGACCAAGGCGACCTGGACGCTGGCGATTATTTTTTTCGCCAGCTCGATCTTCCTGGCGCTGAGTTCGGCGCGGCGCGTGACCGGCAGTATCTTCGATCGGCCGTTTTCGTCGGCGCCCGCGTCGAGCGTGATGCCGGCGTCGAAGCAGGCGCCCAAAAACGCGCTTCCCGCGGCGCCGGCCCCGGCCGGTCAACCTCCCGCCGGAGCCGCGACGCCGTCGTCGGCGAAGTAA
- a CDS encoding SDR family NAD(P)-dependent oxidoreductase codes for MADNGRKYREKYGEWALVTGASAGIGLEFARALAREGMSIVLTARREERLNALAAELRQNFHVDTRVVAADLAAPDGADRLADAVADLPIAFLVNNAGFGYAGRFDKQAIDRLRAMVVVNCVVPVVLTSRIMPGMVKRGRGAVIIVGSVAGRQPLPLHAVYSATKGFDLLFGEGLWGELRGTGIDALVIEPGATKTEFQAVAGESVGPDHGEPAENVVRVALDALGKQPSVISGWFNWVRANATRLVPRSTAVIIAKKVTEGSTPQELR; via the coding sequence ATGGCAGATAATGGGCGCAAATATCGTGAGAAGTACGGCGAATGGGCTCTCGTGACGGGCGCGTCGGCGGGAATTGGCCTTGAGTTTGCGCGGGCGCTTGCGCGCGAGGGCATGTCGATAGTGCTGACGGCCAGGCGCGAGGAACGGCTCAATGCGCTCGCCGCGGAACTGCGCCAGAATTTTCACGTCGATACGCGGGTGGTCGCGGCCGATCTCGCGGCGCCGGACGGCGCGGATCGTCTGGCCGACGCAGTCGCGGATTTGCCGATCGCATTTCTGGTCAACAACGCCGGCTTCGGCTACGCGGGCCGTTTCGACAAGCAGGCAATCGACCGGCTGCGCGCGATGGTGGTCGTGAACTGCGTCGTGCCGGTGGTGCTGACCAGCCGCATCATGCCCGGGATGGTCAAGCGTGGACGCGGCGCGGTGATCATTGTGGGATCGGTGGCGGGACGCCAGCCGCTGCCGCTGCACGCGGTTTACAGCGCAACCAAGGGATTCGATCTGCTGTTCGGCGAGGGGTTGTGGGGCGAGCTGCGCGGGACGGGCATCGATGCGCTGGTGATAGAGCCGGGCGCCACGAAGACCGAGTTCCAGGCAGTGGCGGGGGAGAGCGTGGGGCCTGACCACGGCGAGCCGGCGGAAAATGTGGTGCGGGTCGCGCTCGACGCGCTCGGCAAGCAGCCGAGCGTTATCTCGGGATGGTTCAACTGGGTGCGCGCCAATGCGACGCGGCTGGTGCCTCGATCGACGGCGGTGATCATCGCGAAGAAGGTGACCGAAGGGTCGACCCCGCAAGAGCTGCGGTAA